Proteins found in one Lagopus muta isolate bLagMut1 chromosome 18, bLagMut1 primary, whole genome shotgun sequence genomic segment:
- the EME1 gene encoding crossover junction endonuclease EME1 isoform X2: MAGAEGSDEELPAFAALLQPLPAAGGPALLRASFPPPLRRGSGVEMLSSDSEDEVEILPLSERVSRRLPPGGPIQSAAGLGLLPAGGGAAAERDGRRERTVPTAALLPEGGPSVSPPGSRGPAIPPAAPVRERTARPGGPLQSGENAEASPPKKKPKYGREEGEAICQAAWKRRKDREARKRRQEEERERKKNLAKVLRAQRPGECQKYIAVVLDPVLLQVEGGVQIRAALQSANYSCVVESQAVPCSITWRRKSVLSQAEDSNEWTEEPNLLVLLGLEEFLSMEAQGCTEQKETLQSFVARVMEKMPGKILALTVVEVEKYFRCLRAQSKKRLQQVTANGSQAEDRGGQRQKRVKDPGLEISRLDVEDALVDLQLCTRVQVTFFESWEELGEFATMFTKAVAEAPFKREQQNTGFSFYLENKWCRGVKVDPSGKGLFEVWKRQIQQFNRVSGEMAEAVVSAYPSPQLLVQAYSRCSSEQERQNMLAALPVRRGTGVTATCRRVGPELSRRICVQMTSHDPDLCLDVSG; the protein is encoded by the exons ATGGCGGGAGCTGAGGGTAGTGACGAGGAGCTGCCAGCCTtcgctgctctgctgcagccgcTGCCGGCAGCTGGTGGGCCGGCCCTTCTGAGGGCGTCGTTTCCTCCTCCTCTAAGGCGAGGGAGCGGCGTTGAGATGCTGAGCAGTGACAGCGAGGATGAAGTAGAGATCCTTCCCCTGTCTGAGAGGGTCAGCAGGAGGCTGCCGCCCGGCGGGCCAATACAGAGCGCTGCGGGTCTGGGGCTTCTGCCGGCGGGTGGCGGGGCTGCGGCTGAGCGGGACGGCCGCAGGGAACGGACTGTTCCAACAGCCGCGCTGTTACCCGAGGGAGGACCTTCCGTCAGCCCCCCCGGCTCTAGGGGGCCGGCGATCCCTCCGGCTGCCCCTGTGCGTGAGCGTACGGCCCGGCCTGGGGGGCCTCTGCAAAGTGGAGAAAACGCAGAAGCTTCTCCTCCGAAGAAGAAGCCGAAGTACGGCCGGGAGGAAGGGGAGGCGATTTGCCAGGCGGcctggaagaggaggaaggaccGGGAAGCGAGGAAAAGGcggcaggaggaggaaagagaaagaaagaagaacctCGCCAAAGTGCTGAGAGCTCAGCGGCCGGGGGAGTGCCAGAAATACATTGCTGTGGTGCTGGATCCAG TTCTCTTGCAGGTTGAAGGTGGGGTGCAGATCCGTGCTGCTTTGCAGTCTGCAAATTATTCCTGCGTGGTTGAGAGCCAGGCTGTTCCCTGCAGCATTACCTGGAGGAGGAAGTCAGTGTTATCTCAG GCTGAGGACAGTAATGAATGGACAGAAGAGCCGAATCTCCTGGTTCTGCTTGGTTTGGAAGAGTTCTTGTCCATG GAGGCCcaaggctgcacagagcagaaggagacCTTACAGAGCTTTGTAGCTCGCGTGATGGAAAAGATGCCTGGGAAAATTCTGGCTCTAACAGTTGTTGAAGTAGAGAAATATTTCAG GTGTCTCAGAGCTCAGTCAAAAAAGAGACTGCAACAGGTAACAGCAAATGGGAGCCAGGCAGAAGATAGGGGAGGCCAGAGGCAAAAACGGGTTAAAGATCCTGGCCTGGAGATCAGCAGACTGGATGTGGAAGAT GCCTTAGTGGATTTGCAACTCTGCACACGTGTCCAAGTCACTTTTTTTGAGAGCTGGGAGGAACTCGGAGAGTTTGCCACCATGTTTACAAAAGCTGTAGCTGAAGCTCCATTCAA ACGAGAGCAGCAGAATACAGGATTCTCTTTCTACTTAGAGAACAAGTGGTGCAGAGGCGTGAAAGTGGATCCTTCTGGAAAGGGCCTCTTTGAAGTTTGGAAGAGGCAGATCCAACAGTTTAACCGGGTCAGTGGGGAGATGGCTGAGGCTGTTGTGTCTGCGTACCCTTCTCCTCAGCTGCTGGTCCAG GCCTACAGCAGGTGCTCCTCAGAGCAGGAGCGGCAGAACATGCTGGCTGCCCTCCCTGTGCGCCGCGGCACCGGGGTGACGGCAACCTGCCGCCGCGTTGGGCCCGAGctgtccaggaggatctgtgtGCAGATGACTTCCCACGACCCTGATCTCTGCCTGGATGTCTCTGGATAG
- the EME1 gene encoding crossover junction endonuclease EME1 isoform X1: MAGAEGSDEELPAFAALLQPLPAAGGPALLRASFPPPLRRGSGVEMLSSDSEDEVEILPLSERVSRRLPPGGPIQSAAGLGLLPAGGGAAAERDGRRERTVPTAALLPEGGPSVSPPGSRGPAIPPAAPVRERTARPGGPLQSGENAEASPPKKKPKYGREEGEAICQAAWKRRKDREARKRRQEEERERKKNLAKVLRAQRPGECQKYIAVVLDPVLLQVEGGVQIRAALQSANYSCVVESQAVPCSITWRRKSVLSQAEDSNEWTEEPNLLVLLGLEEFLSMVRNHKQEAQGCTEQKETLQSFVARVMEKMPGKILALTVVEVEKYFRCLRAQSKKRLQQVTANGSQAEDRGGQRQKRVKDPGLEISRLDVEDALVDLQLCTRVQVTFFESWEELGEFATMFTKAVAEAPFKREQQNTGFSFYLENKWCRGVKVDPSGKGLFEVWKRQIQQFNRVSGEMAEAVVSAYPSPQLLVQAYSRCSSEQERQNMLAALPVRRGTGVTATCRRVGPELSRRICVQMTSHDPDLCLDVSG; the protein is encoded by the exons ATGGCGGGAGCTGAGGGTAGTGACGAGGAGCTGCCAGCCTtcgctgctctgctgcagccgcTGCCGGCAGCTGGTGGGCCGGCCCTTCTGAGGGCGTCGTTTCCTCCTCCTCTAAGGCGAGGGAGCGGCGTTGAGATGCTGAGCAGTGACAGCGAGGATGAAGTAGAGATCCTTCCCCTGTCTGAGAGGGTCAGCAGGAGGCTGCCGCCCGGCGGGCCAATACAGAGCGCTGCGGGTCTGGGGCTTCTGCCGGCGGGTGGCGGGGCTGCGGCTGAGCGGGACGGCCGCAGGGAACGGACTGTTCCAACAGCCGCGCTGTTACCCGAGGGAGGACCTTCCGTCAGCCCCCCCGGCTCTAGGGGGCCGGCGATCCCTCCGGCTGCCCCTGTGCGTGAGCGTACGGCCCGGCCTGGGGGGCCTCTGCAAAGTGGAGAAAACGCAGAAGCTTCTCCTCCGAAGAAGAAGCCGAAGTACGGCCGGGAGGAAGGGGAGGCGATTTGCCAGGCGGcctggaagaggaggaaggaccGGGAAGCGAGGAAAAGGcggcaggaggaggaaagagaaagaaagaagaacctCGCCAAAGTGCTGAGAGCTCAGCGGCCGGGGGAGTGCCAGAAATACATTGCTGTGGTGCTGGATCCAG TTCTCTTGCAGGTTGAAGGTGGGGTGCAGATCCGTGCTGCTTTGCAGTCTGCAAATTATTCCTGCGTGGTTGAGAGCCAGGCTGTTCCCTGCAGCATTACCTGGAGGAGGAAGTCAGTGTTATCTCAG GCTGAGGACAGTAATGAATGGACAGAAGAGCCGAATCTCCTGGTTCTGCTTGGTTTGGAAGAGTTCTTGTCCATGGTTCGTAACCACAAGCAA GAGGCCcaaggctgcacagagcagaaggagacCTTACAGAGCTTTGTAGCTCGCGTGATGGAAAAGATGCCTGGGAAAATTCTGGCTCTAACAGTTGTTGAAGTAGAGAAATATTTCAG GTGTCTCAGAGCTCAGTCAAAAAAGAGACTGCAACAGGTAACAGCAAATGGGAGCCAGGCAGAAGATAGGGGAGGCCAGAGGCAAAAACGGGTTAAAGATCCTGGCCTGGAGATCAGCAGACTGGATGTGGAAGAT GCCTTAGTGGATTTGCAACTCTGCACACGTGTCCAAGTCACTTTTTTTGAGAGCTGGGAGGAACTCGGAGAGTTTGCCACCATGTTTACAAAAGCTGTAGCTGAAGCTCCATTCAA ACGAGAGCAGCAGAATACAGGATTCTCTTTCTACTTAGAGAACAAGTGGTGCAGAGGCGTGAAAGTGGATCCTTCTGGAAAGGGCCTCTTTGAAGTTTGGAAGAGGCAGATCCAACAGTTTAACCGGGTCAGTGGGGAGATGGCTGAGGCTGTTGTGTCTGCGTACCCTTCTCCTCAGCTGCTGGTCCAG GCCTACAGCAGGTGCTCCTCAGAGCAGGAGCGGCAGAACATGCTGGCTGCCCTCCCTGTGCGCCGCGGCACCGGGGTGACGGCAACCTGCCGCCGCGTTGGGCCCGAGctgtccaggaggatctgtgtGCAGATGACTTCCCACGACCCTGATCTCTGCCTGGATGTCTCTGGATAG